From Parasphaerochaeta coccoides DSM 17374, a single genomic window includes:
- a CDS encoding aldo/keto reductase — protein MEYRYFGNTGIQISPLGFGVQTFGWNVGKKEAIRLFHKYTEWGGNYFDTADSYNEGKSEEILGDCLVESKKRNDLIIGTKVFFPTGQTPNDSGASRRHLISSVETSLRRLRTEWIDLLQIHCFDARTPAEETLRALDDLVKSGKVRYIGASNYTPSEMMRALMISQFQRMNSFVSLQTEYSLLVRSPEWELLPLCQENGVGVFAWSPLAGGWLTGKYRRDVIPENSRAGRKDRWDDATEQRGTEKAYDIIDCLLAISSELKVTPVQISLAWMLRNQDVFPLIGARTVEQLDENLKSVEVRLNKAHIQALNDVSNPGLPAPYSFIERYGRKDKRKNVL, from the coding sequence ATGGAATATCGTTATTTTGGAAACACAGGCATACAGATTAGTCCTCTTGGATTCGGTGTACAGACTTTTGGATGGAATGTAGGGAAGAAAGAGGCTATCAGGCTTTTCCATAAGTATACCGAATGGGGCGGAAATTATTTTGATACAGCGGATTCTTACAATGAAGGAAAATCAGAGGAAATCCTTGGGGACTGTCTGGTTGAAAGCAAGAAACGTAATGATCTGATTATAGGAACAAAAGTATTTTTCCCAACGGGACAAACCCCAAATGACTCCGGAGCAAGTCGTCGTCACTTGATTTCCAGTGTAGAAACCAGTCTAAGACGGCTCAGGACAGAATGGATAGACTTATTGCAGATACATTGTTTTGATGCGCGTACCCCGGCAGAAGAAACTTTACGGGCATTGGATGATTTAGTGAAGTCGGGAAAGGTTCGCTATATTGGCGCATCCAACTATACTCCATCGGAAATGATGCGGGCGCTGATGATTTCCCAATTTCAGAGGATGAACTCATTTGTTTCACTGCAAACGGAATATAGTCTGCTGGTTCGTTCTCCTGAGTGGGAGCTTCTTCCGTTATGTCAGGAAAATGGCGTGGGTGTCTTTGCATGGTCTCCTTTGGCCGGCGGTTGGCTGACAGGAAAATATCGGCGAGATGTCATTCCGGAAAACAGTCGGGCTGGTCGGAAGGATCGGTGGGATGACGCAACCGAACAGAGAGGGACTGAGAAAGCCTATGATATCATAGATTGTCTTTTAGCTATTTCTTCTGAACTCAAAGTAACGCCAGTTCAGATTAGTCTTGCATGGATGCTCAGGAATCAGGACGTTTTTCCTCTGATTGGAGCCCGTACAGTGGAACAGCTGGACGAAAATCTGAAAAGTGTTGAAGTTCGTCTGAACAAGGCTCATATCCAAGCATTGAATGATGTGAGCAATCCGGGATTGCCGGCTCCTTATAGTTTCATTGAAAGGTATGGTCGGAAAGATAAAAGAAAAAACGTATTGTAG
- the rbsK gene encoding ribokinase produces the protein MKEPLKIMIVGSFVVDLMARSETLPIPGQTVKGSFFKMGPGGKGSNQAVAAFRSGGDVSFLTKIGRDLFSSVALDFYHSEKMDTSLVFKDATQNTGIALIMVDEKSQNSISVVPGACSSITFQEITKASGVLKRAKVFLTQLETNLDIIPYAVGKVRENQGTTILNPAPAQPLSDAFLALFDIITPNETEASILSGVKVVNRESAEKAADVLIGKGVKTVLITMGAQGVFLKERGSRSQFFPALPVKVIDTTGAGDAFNGGLAVALSEEKSLQDSILFATAVAALSVTKIGTAPSMPLRTEVDQFFSSVDKDAYFASIE, from the coding sequence ATGAAAGAACCTTTAAAAATAATGATTGTTGGAAGTTTTGTGGTAGATTTGATGGCTCGTTCTGAAACGCTGCCCATACCAGGACAGACGGTCAAGGGCTCTTTTTTCAAGATGGGGCCAGGAGGAAAAGGTTCTAACCAGGCAGTTGCGGCATTTCGTTCAGGAGGAGACGTATCTTTTTTAACAAAAATCGGAAGGGATCTTTTTTCTTCTGTTGCACTTGATTTCTATCATTCTGAAAAGATGGATACTTCCCTTGTTTTTAAGGATGCTACGCAGAACACAGGAATCGCGCTTATAATGGTAGATGAAAAATCACAGAACAGCATATCAGTGGTTCCTGGCGCTTGCAGTTCCATAACTTTTCAGGAAATCACGAAAGCTTCCGGAGTTTTGAAGCGTGCCAAGGTTTTTCTTACTCAGCTTGAAACAAATTTAGATATCATCCCCTATGCAGTAGGAAAAGTACGAGAAAACCAAGGAACGACTATTTTGAATCCAGCTCCGGCTCAACCATTATCTGATGCGTTTCTTGCTTTGTTTGATATCATCACGCCAAATGAGACAGAAGCTTCAATTCTCTCAGGAGTCAAGGTTGTGAACCGAGAAAGCGCTGAAAAAGCCGCGGACGTCCTGATAGGCAAAGGAGTGAAAACAGTTCTCATCACCATGGGGGCGCAAGGGGTTTTCCTAAAAGAAAGAGGATCACGGTCACAATTTTTTCCAGCACTTCCTGTCAAGGTTATCGATACGACGGGAGCCGGGGATGCCTTTAATGGGGGTCTTGCTGTTGCTCTCTCCGAAGAAAAAAGCCTTCAGGATTCGATTTTGTTTGCCACGGCGGTAGCCGCGCTTTCCGTGACGAAAATTGGTACAGCTCCTTCTATGCCTTTGCGGACGGAGGTCGATCAGTTTTTTTCCAGTGTGGACAAGGACGCCTACTTTGCTTCTATTGAATAG